The following DNA comes from Methanobacterium sp..
TTGAGGATCTATATCTTCAGATAGTCCCAAGGCCCGGATAATTGTTAAATCACTTTTAATATGATGATCTCCTGCTGTTGCACTGGTCAGTTGATAATCATCTTTCAACTCACCTATTTCCTCAGCTGAGAGAGAGTGAAGTTGAATATTCCTTAAGCCTGTTTTTTCTATTCCTTGTTTGGCATCCGCCATATTTTCAGGCTCAATTACAAGCACCGCCTTCTTTTTATCCTTCATAAATGAGGTTAAATCTATTATTTCTTCGATTTCAACCATTCTTTTGGATCTTTTGATGTTGATAAATCCCATTAGATCCGCACTAGCCCTTTCACAGGATGAGATGTCTTCTTTTCGACGTATTCCGCAGATTTTAATGTTCATATTTCTTACCATTTGTAATTAACACTATCCCTTTGATCTTCTGGTTTTGGAATTTTTCCGGCAGATACCAGTTTTTTAACTTTTTCCAGGATATGGGAAGATCCCATTATGCTGCTTCCCACTAGAAGAGCATCTACTCCTAATTTAGATAGGAAATATACATCTTCAGGGGTTTGAACTCCGCTTTCGGATACCAGGGTAAGATTTGATGGCACCAGACTGGCC
Coding sequences within:
- a CDS encoding phosphoribosylanthranilate isomerase, encoding MNIKICGIRRKEDISSCERASADLMGFINIKRSKRMVEIEEIIDLTSFMKDKKKAVLVIEPENMADAKQGIEKTGLRNIQLHSLSAEEIGELKDDYQLTSATAGDHHIKSDLTIIRALGLSEDIDPQKVREIQDFAGVCDYLLFDYEIKGKTGGTGRQIPLKTAIEAAKIAKNSNPDLELFLAGGMDKKRIEEELETLEEFFDFVDVNSGVEDEPGVKNTSKINELMKITVLNKT